The DNA sequence AAACCGCTTCAGGGCAGACGCCATATCTGATGAGTGGATAAAAGAAAGGCCTTCGTAGAACAGGCTCTCCGCTTTTATTTTTTTATCTGAAACCCCCGCGAAAAGACCGGCGGCTTTGGCATAATTGCCCGTTTTAAAATAGGCGTATCCCGCCGAATACATGGCGTATTCCCTGTAGTCTGATTTGGGGTGTTTCTCAAGGAGTTTTCTGTAATATTTCCCGCTCTCATCATATTTCTTCAGTTCAGATAAAGATTGAGCGAGATAAAAAAGAGCGTCTTCGTTCTCACCGTATAATTTGATGAATTTAGCGTAAATATCAGCGGCGTCGCCGTATCTCTTCATATGATAGGCGCAATCGCCCATGCGCGAAAGAGACCTCTCCTTTACTTCGCGGGAAAAGGAAGAAAAGGTTTTTTCGAACTCTTTATAGGCGAGAGGAAAATTTTTCATCCGGAACAGGCATTCCGCCTGCATAAAAGCAGACTCCTCGCCGATACCGGGATAAGATGAACCGGCTATTTCAAGGAACTGTTTTCTCGCCATCTCATACATCCCGTCCCTGAAAAGGCCGTTGGCGAACTGCAGCTTATTCAGCGTTTCTATGTCATTGCCGCTGATAAGTCCCGTCAATCCGGACAACATCACCGTAACCGCCGCGATCTGCGCAAACCGTTTATTTTTCACCATTTTGTCACAGGCCGAACATCTTCCTGATTTTCTGCCACAGCCCCTGCTCCGGGCGCGATTCCATATCAGCCACTCGTTTTTTAAACAGATTCAGCTCGCCCTGACGCTTTTTATAATATGCGTCAAGGCCCTTGACAATACGGGGATTGGTCATAAAAAGCTTTTTGAATTTCTGAGAATCCATGGCGGCTACCCGCACCTCGGTTAAAGTTTTTACGGTGGCTGTTCTTTTGACATTCGCCAGCATCGCCATTTCTCCGAAAAAATCCCCGGGAACGAGCCGCGCCACAGGGCTTGCCGCAGGCGCCGGAGGCGGCAGGAAAACGCCGCATTCTCCCCGGACAATAAAATAGACCATGTTTCCCATCTCGCCGCCTCTTATAAGTATTTCGCCCGATGCAAAAGTGAAAAGCCGCACATTCTCCATAAACAGAGCGCGCTCTTCCCCGTCAAGAAAAGAAAAAGGTTCTTTTGAGAATACTATTTCGCTTTCAGATGTTCCCATGTCGGTGTTATTCCCCTCGGCGGCCGGTGCCCTTCTGTCCGGCTTTGAGCAGATCATTGATCCCTTTCAAAAGCATGATGCATTCGGAATCGTCCGGGTCCATTTTAAAAGCATGCAGCAGGTGCTCTTTCGCCTGGTAATAATCCCCCTTGTCTATAAATATTCTAGCGTTTATCATGTGATAGAGGAATTTGGCATCCGTGTGATCCCTGTCGGAGCGCATAGCTTTATTCGCTCTCTTCAGGGCCGCTTTGTAATCGTCGTTTTTATAGTACTGGTAGGCCAGAGCGTAATGCAGGTCTGCTTTCAAACGCCCCGAAGAAATATCTTTTTTGAGTCTTAACGCGTTCTC is a window from the Candidatus Omnitrophota bacterium genome containing:
- a CDS encoding cyclic nucleotide-binding domain-containing protein, whose amino-acid sequence is MICSKPDRRAPAAEGNNTDMGTSESEIVFSKEPFSFLDGEERALFMENVRLFTFASGEILIRGGEMGNMVYFIVRGECGVFLPPPAPAASPVARLVPGDFFGEMAMLANVKRTATVKTLTEVRVAAMDSQKFKKLFMTNPRIVKGLDAYYKKRQGELNLFKKRVADMESRPEQGLWQKIRKMFGL
- a CDS encoding tetratricopeptide repeat protein; the encoded protein is ENALRLKKDISSGRLKADLHYALAYQYYKNDDYKAALKRANKAMRSDRDHTDAKFLYHMINARIFIDKGDYYQAKEHLLHAFKMDPDDSECIMLLKGINDLLKAGQKGTGRRGE